In Pseudomonas hamedanensis, a single window of DNA contains:
- a CDS encoding ABC transporter ATP-binding protein produces the protein MGHIRVTGLAKAYKQYPNRWSRLLEWLVPFSRPRHHLHWILQDVDFEIKPGEAVGIVGVNGAGKSTLLKMITGTTQPTRGQIQLQGRVAALLELGMGFHPDFTGRQNAFMAGQLLGMQVEEIEALMPQIEHFAEIGEAIDHPVRTYSSGMQMRLAFSVATARRPDILIVDEALSVGDAYFQHKSFDRIRSFRKAGTTLLIVSHDRSAIQSICDTAILLENGRLAMRGKPEEVMDYYNAMLAQREGQTVRQEMLANGQVQTISGTGEAGIVSVRLLDAQGRSLEVAEVGQPVVLEVQTEVRQDIERLVLGFMIKDRLGQAIYGINTHRLDKAVTDLTAGERVTFRFAFDMRLGKGNYSVALSLSRLDSHLDRNYEWRDYGLVFHVINNRQEDFVGCSWLQAQTAISRSSDHLEQAPDTEMLR, from the coding sequence ATGGGACATATACGCGTCACGGGCCTGGCCAAGGCCTACAAGCAATACCCCAATCGCTGGAGCCGCCTGCTGGAGTGGCTGGTGCCGTTCTCACGGCCCCGCCATCACTTGCACTGGATCCTGCAAGACGTCGATTTCGAGATCAAACCCGGTGAAGCCGTGGGCATCGTCGGTGTCAACGGCGCGGGTAAAAGCACCCTGCTGAAAATGATCACCGGTACCACGCAACCGACCCGTGGACAGATTCAACTGCAAGGCCGCGTGGCCGCCTTGCTCGAACTGGGCATGGGCTTTCACCCAGACTTCACCGGCCGCCAGAACGCGTTCATGGCCGGGCAGTTGCTGGGCATGCAGGTCGAAGAGATCGAAGCGTTGATGCCGCAAATCGAGCACTTTGCCGAAATCGGCGAGGCCATCGATCACCCCGTACGCACCTATTCCAGCGGGATGCAGATGCGCCTGGCGTTCAGCGTCGCGACCGCGCGACGTCCGGACATCCTGATCGTCGACGAGGCGTTGTCGGTGGGCGATGCCTATTTCCAACACAAAAGCTTCGACCGCATCCGCAGCTTTCGCAAAGCCGGCACGACCCTGTTGATCGTCTCCCATGATCGTTCCGCCATTCAGTCGATCTGCGACACGGCCATCCTCCTGGAAAACGGTCGTCTGGCCATGCGCGGCAAGCCGGAAGAAGTCATGGACTACTACAACGCCATGCTCGCCCAGCGCGAAGGCCAGACCGTGCGCCAGGAAATGCTCGCCAACGGACAGGTGCAAACCATTTCCGGTACGGGTGAGGCCGGCATCGTCAGTGTGCGCTTGCTTGATGCGCAGGGCCGCAGTCTGGAAGTGGCCGAGGTCGGCCAGCCCGTGGTGCTGGAGGTGCAGACCGAAGTGCGTCAGGACATCGAGCGTCTGGTGCTGGGCTTCATGATCAAGGATCGCCTGGGCCAGGCGATCTATGGGATCAACACCCACCGACTGGACAAGGCCGTCACCGACCTGACCGCCGGCGAGCGCGTGACCTTCCGTTTCGCCTTCGACATGCGCCTGGGCAAGGGCAATTATTCGGTGGCCCTGAGCCTCTCGCGCCTGGACTCGCACCTGGACCGCAATTACGAATGGCGCGACTACGGGCTGGTCTTCCACGTGATCAACAACCGCCAGGAAGATTTTGTCGGCTGCTCGTGGCTCCAGGCGCAGACCGCCATCAGCCGAAGCAGTGACCACCTTGAACAAGCGCCGGATACGGAGATGCTGCGATGA
- a CDS encoding ABC transporter permease, with amino-acid sequence MLLSLYRSLRSYRGFIFGSVKREFQTRYRNSLFGALWTVLNPLSMIVVYTVIFSQIMRARLPGVEDGLAYSVYLCAGLLTWGLFAEITTRSQSMFLENANLLKKISFPRICLPVITLLNAGVNFAIILGLFFGFLLISGRLPGMALLALIPLLMLQVLFAAGLGMLLGVLNVFFRDVGQMFGICLQFWFWLTPIVYPLSILPPGIQHLIGLNPMTALMTSYQNVFLYNQWPDWHSLLPLLILGLLCCAMALRLFRQRVGEMVDEL; translated from the coding sequence ATGCTGCTTTCCCTTTACCGCTCGCTGCGCAGCTACCGCGGATTCATCTTCGGCAGCGTCAAGCGCGAATTCCAGACGCGCTATCGCAATTCGCTGTTCGGTGCGCTGTGGACGGTACTCAATCCGTTATCGATGATCGTGGTGTATACCGTGATCTTTTCTCAGATCATGCGCGCCCGCCTGCCCGGCGTAGAGGATGGCCTGGCCTACAGCGTGTACCTGTGCGCAGGCCTGTTGACCTGGGGCCTGTTCGCCGAGATCACTACGCGCAGCCAGAGCATGTTTCTGGAAAATGCCAACCTGTTGAAGAAAATCAGCTTCCCGCGCATTTGCCTGCCGGTCATTACGCTGCTCAATGCCGGGGTCAATTTTGCAATCATCCTGGGCCTGTTTTTCGGTTTCCTGTTGATCAGCGGACGTCTGCCCGGCATGGCGTTGCTGGCGCTGATACCGTTGCTGATGTTGCAAGTACTGTTTGCCGCCGGACTGGGCATGTTGCTCGGCGTCCTCAATGTGTTCTTTCGTGATGTCGGGCAGATGTTCGGCATCTGCCTGCAATTCTGGTTCTGGCTGACCCCGATCGTTTATCCGCTGTCGATTCTCCCCCCCGGCATCCAGCACCTTATCGGCCTCAACCCGATGACAGCGCTGATGACCAGCTACCAGAACGTTTTCCTCTACAACCAATGGCCCGACTGGCATTCCCTGTTGCCGCTGCTGATCCTCGGCCTGCTGTGCTGTGCCATGGCCCTGCGCCTGTTTCGTCAGCGTGTCGGTGAAATGGTGGACGAACTCTGA
- a CDS encoding mannose-1-phosphate guanylyltransferase/mannose-6-phosphate isomerase, which translates to MLIPVILSGGAGTRLWPVSREGHPKPFMILPDGQSLLGKTYQRAAALLDGWGDIVTVTNREYYFQSKDHYCAAQVSRHRGHFLLEPSGRNTAPAIAAAALSLQALHGDDAIMVVMPADHLIVNQDALKSAVEHAVNLAKDGYLVTFGVIPTAPETGFGYIETGAPLDARGAAKVQRFVEKPDLQTATHYLESGDFLWNSGMFCFTTATLIAELQVHAPELLEQTRACMAASAPVENAGCLQQELAPALFAEITDISIDYALMERSDKVVVVPAGFDWSDIGSWGAVAALIPADADNNRANGEAIFIDSHNNFVQSDGRLVATVGVDNLIIVDTADAVLVAHADRAQDVRRVARQLKDKSHEAYRLHRTVSRPWGTYTVLEEGPRFKIKRIVVKPGGKLSLQMHHHRNEHWVVVEGMAKVTNNGSGTTLVAKNESTFIAAGHKHRLENPGVIDLVIIEVQSGEYLGEDDIVRFEDQYGRTV; encoded by the coding sequence ATGCTGATTCCCGTGATTCTGTCCGGCGGTGCCGGCACCCGTTTATGGCCGGTGTCCCGCGAGGGCCACCCCAAGCCGTTCATGATTCTGCCCGACGGCCAGTCGCTGCTGGGCAAGACCTACCAGCGGGCTGCCGCGCTGCTCGACGGCTGGGGCGACATTGTCACGGTGACCAACCGCGAGTACTACTTCCAGAGCAAGGATCACTATTGCGCGGCTCAGGTATCACGCCATCGCGGCCACTTCCTGCTGGAGCCGAGCGGACGCAACACGGCTCCCGCCATTGCCGCGGCAGCGCTCTCATTGCAAGCCTTGCACGGTGACGACGCGATTATGGTGGTGATGCCCGCCGACCATCTGATCGTCAATCAGGACGCGCTGAAAAGCGCCGTCGAACATGCCGTAAATCTGGCGAAAGACGGTTATCTGGTGACCTTCGGCGTGATCCCGACCGCACCGGAAACCGGCTTCGGTTATATCGAGACCGGCGCGCCACTCGATGCCAGGGGCGCGGCGAAAGTCCAGCGCTTCGTCGAGAAGCCGGACCTGCAAACCGCCACGCACTACCTGGAAAGCGGCGACTTTCTGTGGAACTCAGGCATGTTCTGCTTTACCACCGCGACGCTGATTGCCGAGCTGCAAGTGCATGCGCCCGAGCTGCTGGAGCAGACCCGAGCGTGCATGGCCGCCAGCGCTCCGGTGGAAAACGCCGGTTGTCTGCAACAGGAACTGGCGCCGGCGCTGTTCGCTGAAATCACCGATATCTCCATCGACTACGCGTTGATGGAACGTTCCGACAAAGTCGTCGTGGTGCCCGCCGGCTTCGACTGGAGCGATATCGGTTCGTGGGGCGCCGTCGCCGCGCTGATACCGGCCGATGCCGACAACAATCGCGCCAACGGCGAAGCGATTTTCATCGACAGCCATAACAACTTCGTCCAGAGCGACGGGCGCCTGGTGGCCACCGTCGGTGTGGACAACCTGATCATCGTCGACACCGCCGATGCGGTGCTGGTAGCGCATGCCGACCGCGCCCAGGACGTGCGCCGCGTCGCCAGGCAACTCAAGGACAAATCCCACGAGGCCTATCGCCTGCACCGCACGGTCAGCCGCCCGTGGGGCACCTACACCGTGCTTGAGGAAGGTCCGCGCTTCAAGATCAAGCGCATCGTGGTCAAGCCCGGCGGCAAGCTGTCGCTGCAGATGCACCACCATCGCAATGAACACTGGGTGGTCGTCGAAGGCATGGCCAAGGTCACTAACAACGGCTCCGGCACGACGCTGGTCGCCAAGAACGAATCGACATTCATCGCCGCCGGCCACAAGCATCGTCTGGAAAACCCCGGCGTGATCGATCTGGTGATCATCGAAGTGCAGAGCGGCGAATACCTGGGAGAGGACGATATCGTCCGCTTCGAAGACCAATACGGCAGGACGGTCTGA
- the gmd gene encoding GDP-mannose 4,6-dehydratase gives MTKSALITGITGQDGAYLAKLLLDKGYKVHGLVARRSSDSRWRLREMGVEADIVYLDGDMADACSVQRAVIKSAPDEVYNLAAQSFVAASWDQPVTTGIVDGLGVTHLLEAIRQFSPHTRFYQASTSEMFGLIQAEQQDENTPFYPRSPYGVAKLYGHWITVNYRESFNLHASSGILFNHESPLRGIEFVTRKVTDAAARIKQGKQQTLALGNIDAKRDWGFAGDYVEAMWLMLQQDKPDDYVVATGVTTTVREMCRIAFDHVGLNYRDYVKIDPAFFRPAEVEVLLGNPAKAQRVLGWKPKTDLDTLIRMMMDADMQRVAKE, from the coding sequence ATGACAAAAAGTGCATTGATCACAGGGATCACCGGTCAGGACGGCGCGTATCTGGCCAAACTGCTGCTGGACAAGGGCTACAAGGTCCACGGCCTGGTGGCACGACGCAGCAGCGATTCGCGCTGGCGCCTGCGCGAGATGGGGGTCGAAGCCGACATCGTCTATCTGGACGGCGACATGGCCGATGCCTGCTCGGTCCAGCGCGCGGTCATCAAGTCTGCGCCGGACGAGGTCTATAACCTCGCCGCGCAGAGTTTTGTCGCCGCGTCCTGGGATCAACCGGTGACCACCGGCATCGTCGATGGCCTGGGCGTCACCCACTTGCTCGAAGCGATCCGCCAGTTCAGCCCGCACACGCGCTTTTATCAGGCCTCGACCAGCGAAATGTTCGGCCTGATCCAGGCTGAGCAGCAGGACGAGAACACCCCGTTCTACCCGCGCAGCCCTTACGGCGTGGCCAAGTTGTATGGTCACTGGATCACCGTCAACTACCGCGAAAGCTTCAACCTGCACGCCAGCAGCGGCATCCTCTTCAACCATGAATCGCCACTGCGCGGCATCGAATTCGTTACCCGCAAAGTCACCGATGCCGCCGCACGCATCAAGCAGGGCAAACAGCAGACGCTGGCCCTGGGCAACATCGACGCAAAACGCGACTGGGGCTTTGCCGGCGATTACGTCGAAGCCATGTGGCTGATGCTGCAACAGGACAAGCCTGACGACTATGTGGTCGCCACCGGCGTCACCACCACGGTGCGCGAGATGTGCCGCATCGCTTTCGATCATGTCGGCCTCAATTACCGCGACTACGTCAAGATCGACCCGGCGTTCTTCCGGCCGGCGGAAGTCGAAGTGCTGCTCGGCAACCCGGCCAAGGCCCAGCGCGTGCTGGGCTGGAAACCGAAAACCGACCTGGACACCTTGATCCGCATGATGATGGATGCGGACATGCAACGCGTTGCCAAGGAGTAG
- a CDS encoding GDP-mannose 4,6-dehydratase, which produces MKKRLFVTGLSGFVGQHLQSRLALPDSSWELLPAAASYDLTDVGSLTDLWPQMPDAVIHLAGQTFVPEAFRDPARTLDINLFGTLNLLQALKARGFCGTFLYVSSGDVYGQVETSALPITEQQAPLPRNPYAVSKLAAEFLTLQWGLSEAWPVLVARPFNHIGTAQKDSFVIASAARQICRIKQGLQAPQLEVGDIDVTRDFLDVSDVVSAYLALLENATPGQVYNICSGREQSIRSLIEQLADLAEVEVQLVQDPARMRRAEQRRVCGSHARLAKTTGWSPAITTQQSLRAILSDWETRVRQE; this is translated from the coding sequence TTGAAAAAGCGTCTGTTCGTCACGGGCCTCAGTGGCTTCGTGGGGCAACATCTTCAATCACGTCTGGCCTTGCCCGACTCGTCGTGGGAGCTGCTGCCTGCCGCCGCCTCTTACGACCTCACGGATGTCGGCAGCCTCACTGATCTATGGCCACAAATGCCGGACGCGGTCATACATCTGGCCGGCCAGACCTTCGTGCCGGAAGCCTTTCGCGACCCGGCCCGCACCCTCGACATCAATCTGTTCGGTACCCTCAATCTATTGCAGGCGCTAAAGGCGCGTGGCTTTTGCGGCACCTTCCTGTATGTCAGCTCGGGCGATGTTTACGGTCAGGTCGAAACCAGCGCCCTGCCGATCACCGAGCAACAAGCGCCCCTGCCGCGCAATCCCTATGCAGTGAGCAAACTCGCGGCGGAATTTCTTACGCTGCAATGGGGCCTGAGCGAAGCCTGGCCGGTGTTGGTCGCGCGGCCGTTCAACCACATCGGCACCGCGCAGAAGGACAGCTTCGTCATCGCCAGTGCCGCCCGGCAGATCTGCCGCATCAAACAGGGTCTGCAGGCGCCACAACTGGAAGTCGGCGATATCGACGTGACCCGCGATTTTCTTGATGTCAGCGACGTGGTTTCGGCCTACCTCGCACTCTTGGAAAACGCCACGCCGGGGCAGGTCTACAACATCTGCTCGGGCCGTGAGCAAAGCATCCGCAGCCTGATCGAGCAATTGGCTGATCTGGCCGAAGTCGAAGTGCAACTGGTTCAGGACCCGGCGCGCATGCGCCGTGCCGAGCAGCGCCGCGTTTGCGGCAGCCACGCCAGACTGGCGAAAACCACCGGATGGTCGCCGGCCATCACCACACAACAATCCCTGCGGGCGATTCTGTCCGACTGGGAGACGCGAGTACGACAAGAATGA
- a CDS encoding glycosyltransferase — protein sequence MNFILYSDVNDRTISQSLGRPEYSYYFVLKAYRPVLESLGQVHVVSSAAEVDPLYRQLQQAGQDSLFLSFAPPHKTPIDLHCPMVCVIAWEYDSIPSEVSDDDPRHDWRQTLARHGRVITLSTHTAQAIRRSLGEDFPVLVLPTPLWERFAEVRRDYPSVPVNPGSTLQIKGCIIDSHALGLSADGLIAPILDEQQIPEPEAIEPVPEPTPEPPPELTLRRRAFITRHYLYEGYKALARPSEHTPLFLLKHNLRQWYREAVSDLLPSAIREERPELLEPAPPAPAVAEVPAQPEHPQALLPDTRQHVQIDVSGVVYVSVFNPEDGRKNWHHLITAFCWAMRDADDATLVLKITQNDLSSYYVHLITLLSQLSPFACRVVVMHGYLEDEEFARLYGAASFYVNASRCEGLCLPLMEFMSCARPVIAPNHTAMGDYIDERVAFIVKSGREPAIWPEDARILYRTLRHRPDWGSLKAAYEDSYAMAKNHPEAYLAMAAAANERMHEYCGFAPVQQRVEAFFGLKATSESSAMALATGAASC from the coding sequence ATGAATTTCATTCTTTACTCGGACGTCAACGACCGCACCATCAGCCAAAGTCTCGGGCGTCCCGAATACAGTTATTACTTCGTGCTCAAGGCCTACCGCCCGGTGCTGGAAAGCCTTGGACAAGTGCACGTCGTGTCCTCGGCGGCCGAGGTCGATCCGCTGTATCGGCAACTGCAACAGGCCGGTCAGGACAGCCTCTTTCTTTCGTTTGCGCCGCCGCACAAGACCCCGATCGACCTGCACTGCCCGATGGTCTGCGTGATCGCCTGGGAGTATGACTCGATTCCGTCCGAGGTCAGCGATGACGATCCTCGCCACGACTGGCGCCAGACACTGGCGCGCCATGGCCGGGTGATTACTCTGTCGACCCACACGGCACAGGCCATCCGTCGCAGCCTCGGTGAAGATTTCCCGGTACTGGTATTGCCGACACCGCTGTGGGAACGCTTCGCCGAGGTACGGCGCGACTATCCCAGTGTCCCGGTAAACCCCGGCAGCACATTGCAGATCAAGGGCTGCATCATCGACAGCCACGCGCTGGGACTGTCGGCGGATGGCTTGATCGCACCGATACTCGATGAGCAGCAAATCCCCGAGCCAGAGGCGATCGAGCCAGTGCCGGAGCCGACTCCGGAACCGCCGCCCGAACTGACCCTGCGACGGCGGGCTTTCATCACCCGGCATTATTTGTACGAAGGCTATAAGGCCCTCGCGAGGCCCTCCGAGCACACACCGCTGTTTTTGCTCAAGCACAACCTGCGGCAGTGGTATCGCGAAGCGGTCAGTGATCTGCTGCCAAGTGCCATCCGCGAGGAACGCCCTGAGCTGCTTGAGCCAGCGCCGCCCGCTCCTGCGGTGGCTGAAGTGCCGGCGCAGCCTGAGCATCCGCAAGCCTTGCTGCCCGATACTCGTCAACACGTGCAGATCGACGTCAGCGGCGTGGTGTATGTCAGCGTGTTCAACCCCGAGGACGGACGCAAGAACTGGCATCACTTGATCACCGCGTTCTGCTGGGCCATGCGCGATGCCGACGACGCGACTCTGGTGCTGAAAATCACCCAGAACGACCTGTCGAGCTATTACGTTCACCTCATTACCTTGCTCTCGCAGCTCTCGCCATTCGCCTGTCGCGTGGTGGTCATGCATGGCTATCTGGAAGACGAGGAATTCGCCCGGCTGTATGGCGCTGCCAGTTTCTACGTCAATGCGTCACGCTGCGAGGGACTGTGTCTGCCGCTGATGGAGTTCATGTCATGTGCACGCCCGGTGATTGCGCCGAATCACACGGCGATGGGCGATTACATCGACGAACGCGTGGCGTTCATCGTCAAGTCCGGCCGCGAGCCGGCCATCTGGCCGGAAGACGCACGCATCCTCTATCGGACCCTGCGTCATCGCCCCGACTGGGGCTCCTTGAAAGCCGCTTATGAGGACAGCTACGCCATGGCCAAGAACCATCCAGAGGCCTACCTAGCGATGGCCGCTGCCGCCAATGAACGCATGCATGAATATTGCGGTTTCGCCCCGGTGCAGCAGCGCGTAGAGGCGTTTTTTGGTCTGAAGGCTACTAGCGAAAGCAGCGCCATGGCACTTGCGACCGGAGCGGCGTCATGCTGA
- a CDS encoding glycosyltransferase — MLIIIHSETNKSNIQQNLGRPEYSYYFVLKEFRPVLERIGQVLEVSHPDELVDRLYFDCLSRGEDCVFLSFSPPHRTPVHYACPTIPVFAWEFSTIPTESWQGEPRHDWRTVLQACGRAITHSTFTVNAVRDVMGPDYPICAIPAPVWDRFAARGASLAKRPVIDPVTLNLRGLLIDSRRTDLRPYGPPGLRDGSPLDLSAPAADCQLQLEGVVYTSVFNPYDGRKNWQDMISAFCTAFRDISDATLVLKLTHHDIADALTDMLHHLYKNQSYQCRIVLIHGYLADVDYEALVQATSYVVNSSYGEGQCLPLMEFMSCGKPAIAPLNTAMADYVSSDNAFIVDFTEELTAWPHDPRAAYRTLRYITDWDSLCLAYRTSYDVAKADEPRYAAMSAAAIGSLQRFCSQASTEQRLRAFFAQPLRTVGSLPAQVTLA, encoded by the coding sequence ATGCTGATCATCATTCATTCGGAAACCAACAAGAGCAACATCCAGCAGAACCTCGGTCGGCCTGAGTACAGCTATTACTTCGTGCTCAAGGAGTTTCGTCCCGTTCTGGAACGCATCGGCCAGGTACTGGAAGTCAGCCACCCTGACGAGTTGGTGGATCGTTTGTATTTCGACTGTTTGAGCCGGGGCGAAGACTGCGTCTTTCTGTCGTTCTCGCCGCCGCACCGCACGCCCGTTCATTACGCTTGCCCGACCATTCCGGTGTTCGCCTGGGAATTCAGCACGATCCCCACTGAAAGCTGGCAAGGCGAGCCGCGTCACGACTGGCGTACGGTGCTTCAGGCCTGTGGCCGGGCGATTACCCATTCAACGTTCACGGTGAATGCGGTGCGTGACGTGATGGGGCCGGACTATCCGATCTGCGCGATCCCGGCACCGGTATGGGACCGCTTTGCCGCGCGTGGCGCGTCCTTGGCCAAGCGTCCGGTGATTGACCCGGTCACGCTGAATTTGCGTGGATTGCTGATCGACAGCCGGCGCACGGATTTGCGTCCCTACGGTCCTCCGGGATTGCGTGACGGATCGCCGTTAGACTTGTCCGCACCGGCCGCGGATTGCCAGTTGCAGCTTGAAGGGGTGGTCTACACCTCGGTGTTCAACCCTTACGACGGTCGCAAGAACTGGCAGGACATGATCAGCGCGTTCTGCACGGCGTTTCGCGACATCAGCGATGCGACGCTGGTGCTCAAGCTGACCCACCATGACATCGCCGATGCGCTGACCGACATGCTGCATCACCTGTACAAGAACCAGTCGTACCAGTGCCGGATCGTGCTGATCCACGGCTATCTGGCCGATGTCGATTACGAAGCGCTGGTGCAGGCCACCAGCTATGTGGTCAACAGTTCCTACGGAGAAGGACAGTGCCTGCCGCTGATGGAGTTCATGTCCTGCGGCAAACCGGCGATTGCGCCGTTGAACACGGCGATGGCCGATTATGTGAGCAGCGATAACGCCTTTATCGTCGACTTCACCGAAGAGCTCACCGCCTGGCCGCACGACCCGCGCGCGGCCTATCGCACGCTGCGCTACATCACCGATTGGGATTCGTTGTGCCTGGCGTACCGCACCAGCTATGACGTGGCAAAAGCTGATGAGCCGCGTTACGCCGCAATGTCCGCCGCGGCGATTGGTAGTTTGCAGCGCTTCTGCAGCCAGGCCAGTACCGAGCAGCGACTGCGCGCATTTTTCGCCCAGCCCCTGCGCACCGTCGGATCGTTGCCTGCGCAAGTCACGCTCGCATGA
- a CDS encoding class I SAM-dependent methyltransferase: MIRRLLGRWRSARAVQAVPAPSAKVSPRDVGLHDAVLDGWFLNDSGELLKGFAITADDTLLDVGCGEGVATLFAVRQGASVIFTDSEHAKVRDLARQVDAQSDNASLGLVSNSLPLPLAGGCASKVVCMEVLEHIEQPEPFMAELVRMGRPGAQYLLSVPAPLGEHLQKGIAPDSYYRSPNHVQIFTPERFAALVEEAGLVIEHRQASGFFWVMGMIFFWAGERAAGRDPGGAVRDRIQAPFMPLMESWARTWQDLLAQPDGLAIKQTLDRFMPKSQVIIARKPMAAREAP, from the coding sequence ATGATCCGCCGTTTGCTCGGCCGATGGCGGTCGGCGCGTGCCGTGCAAGCGGTGCCGGCACCGTCGGCCAAAGTGTCGCCACGGGATGTCGGTCTGCATGACGCAGTGCTCGACGGCTGGTTCCTGAACGACAGCGGCGAGTTGCTCAAGGGCTTTGCAATAACGGCTGACGACACGTTGCTCGATGTCGGTTGCGGCGAAGGCGTGGCGACGCTGTTTGCCGTGCGTCAGGGCGCTTCGGTGATTTTTACCGACAGCGAACATGCCAAGGTGCGCGACCTTGCGCGGCAGGTCGACGCGCAAAGCGACAACGCCAGTCTGGGACTGGTCAGCAACAGCCTGCCGCTGCCGCTGGCTGGCGGCTGCGCCAGTAAAGTGGTGTGCATGGAAGTGCTGGAGCACATTGAGCAGCCTGAGCCGTTCATGGCTGAACTGGTGCGCATGGGGCGCCCCGGTGCGCAGTATCTGCTCAGCGTGCCGGCACCGCTGGGCGAGCACCTGCAAAAAGGCATCGCTCCCGACAGCTACTATCGGTCGCCCAATCACGTACAGATTTTCACCCCCGAGCGCTTCGCTGCGCTGGTAGAGGAGGCCGGGCTGGTAATCGAGCACCGTCAGGCCAGCGGATTTTTCTGGGTGATGGGCATGATTTTTTTCTGGGCCGGCGAACGGGCCGCCGGGCGTGATCCGGGCGGAGCGGTGCGTGACCGTATTCAGGCGCCGTTCATGCCGTTGATGGAAAGCTGGGCGAGGACCTGGCAGGACCTGCTCGCGCAGCCGGACGGACTGGCGATCAAGCAGACGCTCGACCGCTTCATGCCCAAGAGCCAGGTGATCATTGCGCGCAAGCCAATGGCTGCGAGGGAGGCGCCATGA
- a CDS encoding acyltransferase family protein — protein sequence MNGKRIMDIEVLRAIAVLGVLFHHLQGSLFTDVVPTLEKIHAWAQPWWGVDLFFAISGFVIARSLIPALRGCTSSQERWQQTRNFWLRRAFRLLPSAWLWLALMLLACVFVNRSGAFGTLPANLQATLAGVLQYANFRFADSFFRYEYGSSFVYWSLSLEEQFYLLFPLLILFCRKHLVWALLALIVVQIFSVRTPLLMVVRTDALALGVLLAMWSAQPGYQRWRPAFLARPWLGISALIMIGALLSFMATDRFTLAWYRIGSIAVLSAILVWIASYNRDYLMPAGAVQRLLGWIGSRSYGIYLIHIPAYQLVRELIFRLQSAGLPSPAGHPVLTVLIAFCLIVLLSELNYRLVEMPMRNRGAALVRRLGTSRSVVPTSGATPC from the coding sequence ATGAACGGCAAGCGCATCATGGACATCGAAGTGCTGCGCGCCATTGCCGTGCTGGGCGTGTTGTTCCATCACTTGCAGGGAAGCCTGTTTACCGATGTCGTGCCGACGCTGGAAAAAATTCATGCCTGGGCGCAACCGTGGTGGGGCGTTGACCTGTTTTTTGCGATCTCCGGTTTTGTCATTGCCCGTAGCCTGATTCCGGCGCTGCGAGGTTGCACAAGCAGCCAGGAACGCTGGCAACAGACGCGCAACTTCTGGCTGCGTCGGGCTTTCCGCTTGTTGCCGTCTGCCTGGTTATGGCTGGCGCTGATGTTGTTGGCGTGCGTGTTCGTCAATCGCTCGGGGGCGTTCGGCACGTTGCCCGCCAACCTGCAGGCGACGCTGGCCGGGGTGCTGCAATACGCCAACTTCCGTTTTGCCGACAGCTTCTTTCGCTACGAGTACGGCAGCAGTTTCGTCTACTGGAGCCTGTCACTGGAGGAGCAGTTCTATCTGCTGTTTCCGCTGCTGATCCTGTTCTGTCGCAAGCATCTGGTCTGGGCATTGCTGGCGCTGATCGTGGTACAGATTTTCAGCGTGCGCACGCCGTTGCTGATGGTGGTGCGCACCGATGCGCTGGCCCTCGGTGTGCTGTTGGCGATGTGGAGTGCGCAGCCGGGTTATCAACGGTGGCGGCCGGCGTTTCTCGCGCGGCCTTGGCTCGGGATTTCGGCGTTGATCATGATCGGCGCGCTGCTGAGCTTCATGGCCACTGACCGCTTCACGCTCGCCTGGTATCGCATCGGTTCAATCGCCGTGCTGAGCGCGATACTGGTGTGGATTGCCTCGTATAACCGCGATTACCTGATGCCCGCTGGCGCCGTGCAGCGGCTGCTGGGCTGGATCGGCAGCCGCTCCTACGGCATCTACCTGATTCACATACCCGCCTATCAACTGGTACGTGAACTGATCTTCCGCCTGCAGAGCGCCGGTCTGCCCAGTCCCGCTGGCCACCCTGTGCTGACGGTGCTGATCGCTTTCTGTCTGATCGTGCTGCTCAGCGAGCTCAATTACCGCCTGGTCGAAATGCCCATGCGCAACCGCGGTGCTGCACTTGTGCGTCGCCTCGGCACGTCCCGATCCGTCGTCCCAACCTCTGGAGCCACCCCATGCTGA